From the genome of Ptychodera flava strain L36383 chromosome 20, AS_Pfla_20210202, whole genome shotgun sequence, one region includes:
- the LOC139119718 gene encoding uncharacterized protein produces the protein MSFILRKMKLCLAFAIFFTCQVIEGFGFNNGVGYGLDHLSSSHRFYDAVLQDEFKLSIGSSFTSPGILLSAMSERVPVPVVRAMLSRYVSQHGYGFFLNPIIRGLHSRQDLTLSMLMFHQLGKAMENTILGRLDEKADYRTYTFLVDLICNCSFYYADEHDHQIKGFFVDILDEVCREAGKKCIVQHAPYKHCYVSGIHSDFKSAGVGILSRQFDGCVVTNNSEIMHAMALSDILMKYGGEARFFVPVGNPDNFIGNDIRGKTIGFLDGWYSNHRCLVENGIKGADTLSLNHMRSFGFPEDLPHGFEKNEIDAAFVSVWPGEERDYEIPGIMSGTPSELEMTDDVIRCADGIHLGVRKDSPVLEWFNSALRKMKKSGKYAEVCRQAQIEHGARGPVDCVL, from the exons ATGTCTTTCATTTTGAGGAAAATGAAGCTCTGTCTCGCCTTTGCGATCTTCTTCACCTGTCAAGTAATCGAAG GGTTTGGGTTTAATAACGGAGTAGGTTATGGCCTTGACCACCTGTCTTCAAGCCATCGTTTTTACGATGCCGTCCTTCAAGATGAGTTCAAACTCTCAATTGGTAGCTCTTTCACGTCACCCGGCATCCTTCTTTCTGCGATGTCAGAGCGAGTTCCAGTTCCGGTAGTCCGTGCAATGCTATCACGTTATGTGAGCCAA CATGGCTATGGATTTTTCCTAAATCCCATTATCCGTGGATTACATAGTCGCCAAGATCTAACACTATCGATGTTAATGTTCCATCAACTTGGAAAAGCTATGGAAAACACGATATTGGGTAGGCTTGACGAAAAAGCAGACTATAGGACATACACGTTTCTGGTCGATCTTATATGCAACTGTTCTTTTTATTATGC AGATGAGCACGATCATCAAATCAAAGGCTTCTTTGTTGATATCCTCGATGAAG TTTGCAGGGAAGCTGGTAAGAAATGCATCGTGCAGCACGCCCCCTACAAGCATTGTTATGTCAGTGGTATTCACAGTGACTTCAAATCTGCAGGAGTAG GTATACTGTCAAGACAGTTTGATGGTTGTGTTGTGACGAATAACAGTGAGATAATGCACGCCATGGCGTTGTctgatattttgatgaaatatggagGAGAAGCGCGCTTTTTCGTTCCCGTTGGAAATCCAGACAATTTCATTGGCAATGACATTAGAGGCAAGACTATAG GTTTTCTTGACGGTTGGTACAGTAACCATCGCTGTCTCGTTGAAAATGGTATAAAAGGAGCAGATACACTGAGTTTAAATCACATGCGCTCATTTGGCTTTCCGGAAGATCTTCCTCACGGCTTTGAAAAAAACGAG ATTGATGCAGCCTTTGTATCGGTATGGCCCGGAGAAGAACGTGATTATGAAATACCAGGTATAATGAGTGGGACTCCATCCGAACTTGAAATGACCGATGATGTCATCCGCTGTGCCGATGGCATACACTTGGGAGTGCGAAAAGACAGTCCTGTTCTGGAGTGGTTTAATAGCGCCCTCAGAAAAATGAAGAAAAGTGGTAAATATGCCGAAGTTTGCAGGCAGGCACAGATTGAGCACG GTGCAAGGGGACCAGTCGATTGCGTATTGTAA